CGCGAGAACGTGAATTTGCGGTGCGGATTTAATGAGAACTTGGAAAGGAGGCAACGATGATTGATGAAGAAACTGGCGCAACTATTCCTGTTGCTCCTGACCGGTCGATCTCTGATGAAATCGCGATTTCAGTTCGAGAACTCGATGTCACGTATCGAACTACCTTCGAGAAGAAGCCAACGCTCAAGCAGGCAATCGTGCGCCTTGGCCGAGGAAAGCGCTCCGTCAAAACAGTTGAAGCACTCAAAAACGTGTCCTTTGATGTGAACCGAGGCTCAGTACTTGGAATCGTCGGTCATAACGGTGCGGGAAAAAGTACCCTCATGCGAGCAATCGCGGGCATCGTGCCGCCAACCCAAGGCCGCATTGAAGTGGTTGGTCGCACCAGCACTCTGCTTTCCCTCGGCGTTGGCTTTAATCGGGCACTCACCGGTCGTGAGAATGTAATTCTCGGTGGTCTTGCCGCAGGGCTTACCAAAGACGAACTTGAAGATCGATACGAGCGCATCGCAGAATTTGCCGGCTTGGGTGACTTCATTGATATGCCAATGAACACCTACTCATCAGGCATGGGTGCTCGTCTTGCATTTAGCGTTGCGGTGCACCTTGATCCAGATATTCTCTTGATTGACGAAGCACTATCAACGGGAGATGCGGTCTTCAAAGAAAAAGCCACGGCACGCATGCAGGAGCTCGTTGATAACTCAAGCACGATGTTACTGATCTCGCACGCGCTGCGAACAATCATCAATATGAGCACTGAATGTATCTGGCTGGATCATGGAAAATTGATGATGCGCGGCAATCCTGAAGAAGTAGTCGATGCCTACACAGATTTTGTGCATGTCAAGAAGACCAGTGCAACCATGAATGACATGTAACGCTATTCCTCAATACGTTCGACATGTTGTGGCAAGAATTTCCAAGCAATCAGAACGCCCGCAAAAGTAATAATTGCCCCAATAAATAAAGCCCACGTCATTCCAGTAACAAATGCCTGGCCAGCAACATCGCGATACACCTTTCCAATTGCATCCGGAATGCGTGTTGCTTCAATTGATGCTGCAGCGAGAGACTCCCGGGCCGCCTCAATCGCATGCGGCGGAAGGAGCAGAATTTTTTCTCCCGCATTAGAGATTGCCTGTTCAATATTTTGTCGGTAGAAAATCGACATGGTCGCACCCAGAATTGCGACACCAAACGATCCGCCCAACTCGCTCATAGCATCATTGACGGCTGACCCCATGCCCGACCGCTCTGCTGGAACTGAGGCCAGAACGCCATTTGTTGCCTGGGGCAACGTGAGTCCAAGACCTGCACCAATAGATCCAAACACGACTGCAATAAAGATGTACGCGGTGTCTGTCTGCAGGTAACTAAAGGCGAGCATTCCAGCTGTCACCACTGACATTCCAATAACCACGAGCCTGCGGGTGCCGAACCGCTCGGCAAGTTTTGGGCTCACAAGTGAAGCAAGGAGTAGGCCGCCAGCACCTGGTAACACTGCAATACCTGACTGAAGTGGCGACATTCCCTTCACGAGTTGTAAAAATTGTGGAAGAAAGAACATCGCACCCATAAGTGCGAAATACACAAGTGCGACAATCACGATTGAAGTCGAAAACAATCGCTCTTTGAAATACTGCATCGGTAGCAACGGGCGTGACACGCGCTTTTCCCACAATACGAATCCAACTAAGAAAAGAACTGCGCACACAGCAGCTGTAACGGTGAACGCCTCGATACCTGCTTCAGGCAATTCGATAATTGTTACAACGAGAGCAACAAGGCCAAGGCCGGATAACACTGCACCGACCAGGTCCAGACGAGGTTTGGACTGGTCCGCTGATTCAGGAACAAAAATCAACACCGCTGCGATCACCGCTACCGCAATAGGTGGATTCACCCAAAAAATCGCGTGCCAAGTGAAATGTTCGAGTAAGAGACCACCCACGATGGGGCCGATTGCTACACCTAGCCCAGCCACCGCCGCCCAAATACCAATTGCCTGAGCCCGCTCCTTGGGCTCTTTGAATACCTGAACCAAAATGCTCAGAGTCGAAGGCATGATGAAGGCCCCACCCATACCCATGAGCCCTCGACAAAGGGTCAGGGTGGTTGCCTGGTTCACGAAAATAGCCAGCAATGAGCCCGCCGTGAAAATCAATAATCCAAGAATCAGCATCTTTCGGCGCCCAAACCGATCACCAAGCGAGCCAGCTAGGAGTAAGGAGCCGGCAAACATCACTGAATAGGCATCGACCACCCACTGCAATTGTGAGGTGGTAGCCGCTAGATCCTCCTGTAACCTTGGCAAGGCGACATTCACGATCGTGTTATCCAGGGAAATGATTGCCAGTGCTGATGACAGCACAATCAGCACTGCCCAGCGGTTGACCTGTCTCATGCCGGCACTCTATATAGGGTCTTCCTCATGAGTGAGGAACCAACCACCCCGACCAAGACCACCATCAAGCTCGATCCGCGAAATATTTGGCAGATCGGCTTCGTGGTGCTCGGCGTTGTTGCGGTAGCCCTGTTCGTCAAATTCCTGATGGAAGATGGCGGCTCGGTCCTCTTCACCTTGTTGATGGCTTGGTTCGCTTCGATTGCAATGGAGCCGGCTGTCCGTCGCTTCGCAAAACACATGAAGCGCGGCCTAGCGACCTTGTTAGTTATGGGCATGGTTATTGCCTTCATGGTCGTCTTCACTCTTGCCTTCGGTTCACTCTTCGTCGATCAAATTGCACAATTGATCAAGGCCTTACCTGAACTCATTGATCAGGTAATTGCTTGGGCCAATGAGAAGTTCAATTCAAACTACCAGCCACAAGATGTGCTGAACCAACTGAATCTGACACCAAATGACGTCGCTTCTTACGCCACACAGGTTCTAGGTGGCGTTCTAGGAATTCTTGGATCGGTTGTCGGCAGCGTCTTTGGCCTGTTTACCTTTGGCTTGTTTACTTTCTATTTCTCAGCAGATGGCCCGCGCTTCAAGAAATACTTTGCTTCGCTCTTTCCACAGCAGGCACAGGCAGGTGCCATGCAAGTGTGGACGATCACCCAA
The window above is part of the Candidatus Nanopelagicales bacterium genome. Proteins encoded here:
- a CDS encoding ABC transporter ATP-binding protein gives rise to the protein MIDEETGATIPVAPDRSISDEIAISVRELDVTYRTTFEKKPTLKQAIVRLGRGKRSVKTVEALKNVSFDVNRGSVLGIVGHNGAGKSTLMRAIAGIVPPTQGRIEVVGRTSTLLSLGVGFNRALTGRENVILGGLAAGLTKDELEDRYERIAEFAGLGDFIDMPMNTYSSGMGARLAFSVAVHLDPDILLIDEALSTGDAVFKEKATARMQELVDNSSTMLLISHALRTIINMSTECIWLDHGKLMMRGNPEEVVDAYTDFVHVKKTSATMNDM
- a CDS encoding AI-2E family transporter, with protein sequence MSEEPTTPTKTTIKLDPRNIWQIGFVVLGVVAVALFVKFLMEDGGSVLFTLLMAWFASIAMEPAVRRFAKHMKRGLATLLVMGMVIAFMVVFTLAFGSLFVDQIAQLIKALPELIDQVIAWANEKFNSNYQPQDVLNQLNLTPNDVASYATQVLGGVLGILGSVVGSVFGLFTFGLFTFYFSADGPRFKKYFASLFPQQAQAGAMQVWTITQDKVGGYVAARVLLAAINGSSTALVFWIIGMPSWLALGIWVGIVAQFVPTIGTYIAVIFPAIVGFLSPNPWIGVMALAWALVYQQVENLTIEPKISARAVNVHPAVAFASVMLGAALFGVAGALLAVPVCAMIIALGEANNARHSVRADVAAQIDQ
- a CDS encoding MFS transporter gives rise to the protein MRQVNRWAVLIVLSSALAIISLDNTIVNVALPRLQEDLAATTSQLQWVVDAYSVMFAGSLLLAGSLGDRFGRRKMLILGLLIFTAGSLLAIFVNQATTLTLCRGLMGMGGAFIMPSTLSILVQVFKEPKERAQAIGIWAAVAGLGVAIGPIVGGLLLEHFTWHAIFWVNPPIAVAVIAAVLIFVPESADQSKPRLDLVGAVLSGLGLVALVVTIIELPEAGIEAFTVTAAVCAVLFLVGFVLWEKRVSRPLLPMQYFKERLFSTSIVIVALVYFALMGAMFFLPQFLQLVKGMSPLQSGIAVLPGAGGLLLASLVSPKLAERFGTRRLVVIGMSVVTAGMLAFSYLQTDTAYIFIAVVFGSIGAGLGLTLPQATNGVLASVPAERSGMGSAVNDAMSELGGSFGVAILGATMSIFYRQNIEQAISNAGEKILLLPPHAIEAARESLAAASIEATRIPDAIGKVYRDVAGQAFVTGMTWALFIGAIITFAGVLIAWKFLPQHVERIEE